Proteins encoded by one window of Gemmatimonadota bacterium:
- a CDS encoding lmo0937 family membrane protein — protein sequence MLTTIAVILVVLWALGLIGGYAAGGLIHLLLVVALIVVVLRVLSGRRVL from the coding sequence ATGCTCACGACGATTGCCGTGATCCTCGTAGTCCTGTGGGCCCTCGGTCTTATCGGCGGTTACGCCGCCGGGGGGCTCATTCATCTTCTCCTCGTTGTCGCCCTCATCGTGGTTGTCCTGCGAGTCCTCTCAGGACGGCGGGTCCTTTGA
- a CDS encoding AI-2E family transporter, with amino-acid sequence MPDRLLAVSPGGWARPPRSMSEGPASVVPPGALRFQQAFLLALALGISILFFFVIRRFLLTVLLAAVFAGLAYPLYGWLRAQMGPRWAGALTLMILLVVVGVPAAGFLTLVANEAVQVSQGAEAWFQEEGRSTQVRALLERVPFANRLLPEGEELLEQLREAAGRTGPVLMGALAAATRGTLGFLLQLFVLCYALFYFLLDGPAILRRILHYIPLDPGQKEELLERFVSVTRATLRGSLLIGLIQGGVAGLAFWVAGVPGPAFWGTVMVVLSILPAIGAGLIWIPAVIYLLLMGNVWAGVGLLIWCAVVVSSIDNFLRPRLIGRDARMSDLLILLSTLGGIVLFGAVGFIVGPIVAALFVTVWHIYGEAFRSWLPEGGNTTLGG; translated from the coding sequence GTGCCCGACCGTCTCCTCGCCGTCTCTCCCGGCGGGTGGGCGAGGCCCCCGCGCTCCATGAGCGAGGGGCCCGCCTCCGTTGTCCCTCCGGGGGCCCTCCGCTTCCAGCAGGCGTTCCTCCTCGCACTGGCGCTGGGGATATCGATCCTCTTCTTTTTCGTGATCCGTCGGTTCCTCCTGACGGTCCTCCTCGCCGCCGTTTTCGCCGGCCTCGCTTACCCACTTTATGGATGGCTCCGGGCACAAATGGGCCCGCGGTGGGCGGGGGCGCTTACCCTCATGATCCTGCTGGTGGTTGTGGGAGTACCAGCAGCCGGCTTCCTGACATTGGTGGCCAACGAAGCGGTCCAGGTGAGCCAGGGAGCCGAGGCCTGGTTCCAGGAGGAGGGCCGGTCAACGCAGGTCCGCGCCCTGCTCGAGCGAGTTCCTTTCGCGAACCGCTTGCTTCCCGAAGGGGAGGAGCTCCTGGAGCAGCTCCGTGAGGCGGCCGGCAGGACAGGTCCGGTCCTCATGGGGGCTCTGGCCGCCGCCACACGGGGGACGCTCGGCTTCCTCCTCCAGCTCTTTGTCCTCTGTTACGCCCTCTTCTACTTCCTGCTGGATGGGCCGGCCATCCTCCGGAGGATCCTCCACTACATCCCCCTGGACCCGGGGCAGAAGGAGGAACTCCTGGAGCGCTTCGTCTCCGTGACTCGAGCCACCCTCAGAGGCTCCCTGCTCATCGGACTGATCCAGGGGGGGGTGGCAGGTCTGGCTTTTTGGGTGGCAGGGGTGCCCGGACCCGCCTTCTGGGGGACGGTGATGGTGGTCCTCTCCATCCTCCCGGCCATCGGGGCCGGGCTCATCTGGATCCCCGCAGTGATCTACCTCCTTCTGATGGGAAACGTGTGGGCGGGGGTCGGACTCCTGATCTGGTGCGCCGTGGTGGTGAGCAGCATTGACAACTTTCTCCGCCCCCGGCTCATCGGACGGGATGCCCGGATGTCAGACCTCCTGATCCTCCTCAGCACCCTCGGAGGAATCGTACTATTCGGGGCGGTGGGCTTCATCGTGGGACCCATCGTGGCAGCGCTCTTCGTAACCGTCTGGCACATCTACGGAGAGGCATTCCGAAGCTGGCTACCGGAGGGCGGGAACACTACCCTGGGTGGGTGA
- a CDS encoding response regulator transcription factor produces MVQKSKTTPSQTIQAKISDSATLPDGVISVALIEDNRLVREALTSLLNRAPDIRAVAEAPNGHERLVIEASPQVVLLDLGLENGDSLRVAREVMQDFPQARVIVMDLLPVHEELREFVSAGVSGFIMKDANFDVVLDTIRSVARGLKVLPDQMTATLFSEIARNVVSTGESNHLDSVRMTSREREVINLIAEGLSNKAIGKRLNISVHTVKSHLRNIMEKLTLHSRLQIAAYAHKRDADE; encoded by the coding sequence ATGGTTCAAAAATCCAAAACGACCCCAAGCCAGACGATTCAGGCCAAGATTTCGGATTCAGCCACCCTTCCGGACGGTGTGATCAGCGTCGCGCTGATCGAGGACAATCGGCTGGTCCGGGAAGCCCTCACCTCGCTCCTCAATCGGGCGCCGGACATCCGAGCGGTCGCCGAAGCGCCGAACGGTCACGAGCGGCTGGTGATTGAAGCAAGCCCACAGGTGGTGCTTCTCGACCTCGGACTCGAGAACGGGGACAGCCTGCGCGTGGCGCGGGAGGTCATGCAGGACTTTCCGCAAGCCAGGGTCATCGTGATGGACCTCCTCCCGGTACACGAGGAACTCCGGGAATTCGTCAGCGCGGGCGTGTCCGGATTCATTATGAAGGATGCCAACTTCGATGTCGTCCTGGACACGATCCGGTCCGTTGCCAGGGGACTCAAGGTGCTGCCGGATCAGATGACCGCCACGCTCTTCTCCGAAATCGCGAGGAACGTGGTTTCGACGGGCGAGTCGAATCACCTCGACTCGGTGCGGATGACATCCCGGGAACGGGAGGTCATCAACCTCATCGCGGAAGGACTGAGCAATAAGGCGATCGGAAAGCGGCTCAACATCTCTGTCCACACGGTCAAGAGCCACCTGCGGAACATCATGGAGAAGCTCACGCTGCATTCCCGCTTGCAGATCGCCGCGTACGCCCACAAGAGGGACGCCGATGAGTAA
- a CDS encoding lmo0937 family membrane protein yields the protein MLTTVALVLIVLWALGFFGGFVSTSLIHLLLVIALVVIVLRLASGRRIT from the coding sequence ATGCTTACTACCGTTGCGCTCGTCCTGATCGTGTTGTGGGCCCTCGGGTTTTTCGGCGGATTCGTCTCGACCAGCTTAATCCATCTGCTTCTCGTGATCGCCCTCGTCGTCATCGTGCTTCGGCTCGCTTCGGGACGGCGGATCACGTGA
- a CDS encoding M48 family metalloprotease gives MNSAFGRTHFGATAFLTVLAATSCAMNPVSGERELALISESQEIEMGRQGSSEVIATIGLVPDAALQSYVNRIGQEMAAGTERPQLAWEFHVLDDASVNAFAMPGGFIFVTRGLLSHMMNEAQLASVIGHEIGHVTARHSVQQMSRQQLASLGLGLGSVLSSTIAEYGQLASVGLGLLFLKYGRDDEIQADQLGFRYALADGYDTRQMAAVFEMLRRDAQLAGGGRLPEWQSSHPDPGNRIQDVQRMVAAAPEDFGAKKVAGDEYLRRLDGMIYGEDPRVGYFQGSMFIHPDLQFVLNFPDGWATQNATDAVTAISPNGDAIVQLRGATGSAAEAARSFLGQEGVQSNSPSTGSINGNRAVSAEFAAQISQQESVRGVVTFIEFRGATWGILGYSVADRFSTYSPAFLRTRDSFDRLTDPTALAAQPLRIRIDHAPRAMSLQQFNTERCASIPLVELAVINGLDETAQLRAGQAVKRVTGSPMGTGERSC, from the coding sequence ATGAACTCCGCCTTCGGAAGGACCCACTTCGGCGCCACCGCATTCCTGACCGTCCTCGCTGCGACCTCCTGCGCGATGAACCCGGTCTCAGGCGAGCGAGAGTTGGCGCTGATCTCCGAATCGCAGGAGATCGAAATGGGTCGGCAGGGGTCCTCGGAAGTGATCGCGACCATCGGCCTCGTTCCGGACGCCGCCCTCCAGAGCTACGTAAATCGCATCGGGCAGGAGATGGCCGCAGGGACCGAGCGACCGCAGCTCGCTTGGGAATTTCACGTCCTCGACGACGCCTCGGTGAACGCCTTCGCCATGCCGGGCGGCTTCATCTTCGTCACCCGAGGACTCTTGTCCCACATGATGAACGAAGCTCAGCTCGCGTCGGTGATCGGACACGAGATCGGGCATGTCACCGCGCGGCATAGCGTACAGCAGATGAGCCGCCAACAGCTCGCCTCCCTCGGACTCGGACTCGGATCCGTGCTTTCCTCTACGATCGCGGAGTACGGACAGCTGGCCAGCGTCGGGCTCGGCCTCCTCTTTCTCAAGTACGGGCGGGACGACGAGATACAGGCGGACCAGCTCGGTTTTCGGTACGCCCTGGCCGACGGGTACGACACGCGCCAGATGGCTGCGGTCTTCGAGATGCTCCGGCGCGACGCGCAGCTCGCCGGCGGCGGCCGTCTCCCGGAATGGCAGTCGAGTCACCCCGATCCGGGAAATCGCATCCAGGATGTGCAGAGGATGGTGGCCGCCGCGCCGGAGGACTTCGGCGCCAAGAAGGTGGCCGGAGACGAGTACCTGCGGCGCCTCGATGGAATGATTTACGGAGAGGATCCCAGGGTCGGCTACTTCCAGGGCTCCATGTTCATCCACCCCGATCTCCAGTTCGTGCTCAACTTTCCAGATGGATGGGCGACGCAGAACGCAACCGATGCCGTCACGGCAATCAGCCCCAATGGAGATGCGATCGTCCAGCTTCGCGGTGCCACGGGTTCGGCGGCCGAGGCGGCGCGCAGCTTCCTCGGGCAGGAGGGAGTACAGTCGAACAGTCCTTCGACGGGCTCGATCAATGGCAACCGGGCTGTCTCCGCAGAGTTTGCCGCGCAGATCAGCCAGCAGGAATCGGTGCGCGGAGTCGTCACCTTCATCGAGTTCCGCGGCGCCACCTGGGGGATTCTAGGCTACTCCGTGGCCGACCGATTCTCCACTTACAGTCCGGCTTTCCTCCGAACGCGCGACAGCTTCGATCGCCTTACCGATCCAACCGCGCTTGCGGCACAGCCGCTCCGTATCCGCATTGACCACGCGCCGCGTGCCATGTCGCTTCAGCAGTTCAACACGGAGCGGTGCGCCAGCATTCCGCTCGTCGAGCTCGCGGTGATCAACGGTCTGGATGAGACGGCCCAGCTTCGTGCCGGGCAAGCTGTGAAACGGGTAACCGGCAGCCCCATGGGCACGGGCGAAAGGTCGTGCTGA
- a CDS encoding mechanosensitive ion channel family protein, whose protein sequence is MTPVRPPPPHERHRGQPDLRAALIGCHLLLAVSLSAQTPPAPASQQPGPVVEDSLSPDVIEAEPIEEVTDERAALDEAIRNQLQAVFDRVPRLAAVDVAVDAGVVRLEGTVVSAELRSRAAELATGMDGVLFVDNRIRESTSLEEQLAPTWARLRELGYGFVAKLPLLVVAGLIVGLAIVFGWLLSRWGGPAFLRTRNPFLQGLVRRFLQGAVLLVGVVVALDLLDAAALVGAVVGTAGLAGLALGFAFKDIVENYLAGTILAFRQPFAKNDHIRVDTFEGKVVRLTPRETILMTLEGNHVRLPNALIFRSPLTNFTRNPLRRVQFEAGLGANDDLAKARDVAVETLGEMEGVLATPPPEALIRDLADSTVTMRFSAWVDQRNSEFDRVRSEAIRLVKLRLEEAGLTLPSPEYLLHIDRRATAAGREPSPTEPAAHDLTQADVSVDRSVDEQIESDRRLSEESDLLEGDAPADS, encoded by the coding sequence ATGACCCCCGTTCGCCCACCTCCCCCCCACGAACGTCATCGGGGCCAGCCGGACCTCCGGGCTGCCCTGATCGGTTGCCACCTCCTCCTCGCGGTAAGCCTATCGGCTCAGACTCCACCGGCGCCGGCGTCCCAGCAGCCGGGCCCGGTGGTCGAGGACTCCCTCTCGCCCGATGTGATTGAAGCGGAGCCCATCGAGGAGGTCACCGATGAGCGAGCCGCGTTGGACGAGGCCATTCGAAACCAGCTCCAAGCCGTCTTCGATCGCGTGCCGCGGCTCGCCGCCGTCGACGTTGCCGTAGATGCGGGAGTGGTGCGCCTCGAGGGGACAGTGGTGAGCGCGGAGCTCCGGTCCCGAGCGGCCGAGTTGGCCACCGGGATGGACGGGGTCCTCTTCGTGGACAATCGGATCCGCGAATCCACCTCGTTGGAAGAGCAACTCGCACCCACCTGGGCCCGGCTGCGGGAGCTGGGATACGGCTTCGTGGCTAAACTTCCGCTCCTCGTGGTGGCCGGGCTGATCGTGGGGCTCGCCATTGTGTTCGGGTGGCTCCTCTCGCGATGGGGGGGGCCGGCCTTTCTCCGGACGCGAAATCCCTTCCTCCAGGGGCTGGTCCGGCGTTTTCTCCAGGGAGCCGTCCTCCTCGTCGGGGTCGTCGTGGCGCTCGATTTATTGGACGCCGCGGCGCTCGTGGGAGCCGTCGTGGGGACCGCCGGACTGGCGGGGTTGGCCCTCGGCTTCGCTTTCAAGGACATCGTGGAGAACTACCTCGCGGGAACGATTCTGGCCTTCCGCCAGCCTTTCGCGAAGAACGATCACATCCGCGTGGATACCTTCGAGGGGAAGGTCGTTCGCCTGACGCCACGCGAGACGATCCTGATGACGCTCGAGGGGAACCACGTTCGGCTCCCGAACGCCCTCATCTTCCGGAGTCCACTGACGAACTTCACCCGGAATCCCCTGCGCCGCGTTCAGTTCGAGGCAGGGCTGGGTGCCAACGACGATCTGGCGAAGGCACGTGACGTGGCCGTGGAGACGCTGGGGGAGATGGAGGGGGTGCTCGCCACGCCGCCGCCGGAGGCGCTCATCCGGGACTTGGCGGATTCCACGGTTACGATGCGCTTCTCGGCGTGGGTGGATCAGAGGAACTCGGAGTTCGATCGGGTGCGGAGTGAGGCGATCCGCCTCGTGAAGCTCCGCCTCGAGGAGGCAGGGCTGACCCTTCCATCGCCCGAGTATCTCCTTCACATCGATCGCCGCGCCACGGCAGCCGGTCGCGAGCCGTCGCCGACGGAACCGGCGGCACACGATTTAACCCAGGCCGACGTCTCCGTGGACCGGAGCGTTGACGAGCAAATCGAGTCCGACCGACGGCTGAGCGAGGAGTCGGATCTCCTGGAGGGTGATGCGCCCGCGGACTCCTAG
- a CDS encoding GerMN domain-containing protein, giving the protein MRPRTPSLIGCLSCALLLPAGCGERSGAPASGESADSVTVVFTREEEPVPVRRPVPSGSSGVQSALEWLLRGPNEDEVARGIESWFSGETAASLRAISIDPSGRAVVDFHDLQALLPGASSSTGSTLLLQELNGTLFGFPEVQSVEYRMDGSCDRFWEWLQYACHIVERPGAGR; this is encoded by the coding sequence ATGCGCCCGCGGACTCCTAGCCTGATCGGCTGTCTCTCTTGCGCCTTACTCCTCCCGGCCGGGTGCGGAGAGCGGTCGGGCGCGCCCGCATCCGGCGAGTCCGCGGACTCGGTGACGGTCGTCTTCACACGCGAAGAGGAGCCGGTCCCCGTACGGCGACCGGTTCCCTCGGGGTCATCCGGAGTCCAGTCGGCACTGGAATGGCTGCTGCGGGGCCCGAACGAGGACGAAGTCGCCCGGGGGATCGAGTCCTGGTTTTCCGGGGAAACCGCCGCCTCCCTTCGCGCAATTTCGATCGATCCCTCGGGCCGAGCAGTGGTGGACTTTCACGACCTTCAGGCGCTCCTGCCCGGGGCATCCTCGTCGACCGGTAGCACTCTCCTCCTGCAGGAGCTGAACGGCACCCTATTCGGCTTTCCCGAGGTTCAGTCGGTCGAGTACCGGATGGACGGGAGCTGTGACCGATTTTGGGAGTGGCTCCAGTATGCCTGCCATATCGTGGAGCGCCCGGGGGCGGGAAGATGA
- a CDS encoding PqiC family protein, whose protein sequence is MNDRLRLRVKVTWLICLTGLIGSTGCGIGLNRGALPPQHYVLGGASSQADATPSGDLAELSIGLRRPQIASYLDAPFIVVRQGPNQIGFSELHRWGEDLGGGISRAVAGDLSERAFFRTVDVAPWAPSERYDYLVQIHLLRFEGLTSEEGEPLEGEAHLLATWEVLRQEDGSVLTRGTTDYREGSWRVGDYAGLVTLLDAGLGVLSDDLVAAIRGLTRSGP, encoded by the coding sequence ATGAATGACCGCTTGCGGCTCAGGGTGAAGGTGACCTGGCTGATCTGCCTGACCGGGCTGATCGGCTCGACCGGGTGTGGCATCGGTCTGAACAGAGGCGCCCTGCCCCCGCAACATTACGTGCTCGGAGGAGCGTCGTCGCAGGCGGACGCGACGCCGTCCGGGGATCTCGCGGAGCTCTCGATCGGGCTGCGGCGGCCACAGATCGCGTCCTATCTCGACGCCCCGTTCATCGTGGTTCGCCAGGGGCCCAACCAGATCGGATTCTCCGAGCTCCACCGTTGGGGCGAGGATCTCGGCGGTGGGATCAGTAGAGCCGTGGCCGGGGACCTGTCCGAGCGGGCGTTTTTCCGGACCGTCGATGTCGCCCCGTGGGCGCCAAGCGAACGCTACGATTACCTGGTACAGATCCACCTGCTGCGCTTCGAGGGATTGACGTCGGAGGAAGGGGAACCGCTCGAGGGAGAGGCCCATTTGCTGGCGACGTGGGAGGTCCTCCGCCAGGAGGATGGCTCGGTGCTCACCCGGGGAACCACGGACTATCGTGAGGGGAGCTGGAGGGTGGGGGATTATGCCGGCCTGGTGACCCTGCTGGATGCGGGCCTCGGCGTTCTGTCGGACGACCTGGTCGCCGCGATCCGGGGCCTGACGCGCTCCGGGCCGTAG
- a CDS encoding MlaD family protein produces MSARANPTAIGLFMIGAILLTVVGVGALASGFWFSKESTFISYFGESVNGLEVGAPVKFQGVPVGRVTDLLIRIELADKTFQVPVQYEVSLPRLTSAGGTFVDLDDPVVLRQQIADGLRAQLQMESIVTGQLYVELTYREDAAPPELEGAPTAYPEIPTAPSLLAAFGTQAGSLVGEVLAILFRVNEMLEEVNMAEINETVVASARAVERLADTPELRAALEEVPRMATQATRTLEEMERMAERLGELIDPLQAQLESTNAEVVLTLQTMRQALEDTRGFLSPDSGVGYEIEGAMASLKDAADALRALVLSLERSPDMLIRGRTPDE; encoded by the coding sequence ATGAGCGCCCGTGCCAATCCCACCGCCATCGGTCTTTTCATGATCGGAGCCATCCTGCTCACCGTAGTCGGGGTCGGGGCGCTGGCTTCCGGCTTCTGGTTCAGCAAGGAGTCGACCTTTATCAGCTACTTCGGAGAGTCGGTGAACGGCCTGGAGGTCGGTGCGCCGGTGAAGTTCCAGGGGGTGCCGGTCGGCCGCGTGACGGATCTCCTGATCCGGATCGAGCTGGCGGATAAGACTTTCCAGGTGCCGGTCCAGTACGAGGTGAGCCTCCCCCGCCTCACCTCGGCGGGCGGAACCTTCGTGGACCTCGATGATCCGGTGGTCCTGCGGCAGCAGATCGCCGACGGGCTCCGCGCCCAGCTGCAGATGGAGAGCATCGTCACGGGCCAGCTTTACGTCGAGCTCACCTATCGCGAGGACGCCGCACCGCCCGAGCTCGAAGGCGCCCCGACCGCCTATCCGGAGATCCCGACGGCCCCTTCGCTCCTGGCGGCCTTCGGAACCCAGGCCGGGAGCCTCGTGGGGGAGGTACTGGCGATCCTGTTCCGGGTGAACGAGATGTTGGAAGAGGTGAACATGGCGGAGATCAACGAGACGGTGGTTGCCTCGGCCCGGGCCGTCGAGCGACTGGCGGATACACCGGAACTGCGCGCGGCGCTCGAGGAGGTCCCGCGAATGGCCACGCAGGCCACGCGCACCCTGGAGGAGATGGAACGGATGGCGGAGCGGCTCGGCGAGCTCATCGATCCGCTTCAGGCGCAGCTGGAAAGCACGAATGCCGAGGTGGTCCTCACGCTGCAGACCATGAGACAGGCGCTGGAGGATACGCGAGGGTTCCTCTCTCCGGACTCCGGCGTCGGGTATGAGATCGAGGGGGCGATGGCCAGCCTGAAGGACGCGGCGGACGCGCTGCGCGCGCTCGTCCTCTCGCTGGAGCGAAGCCCCGACATGCTCATCCGAGGGAGAACGCCCGATGAATGA
- a CDS encoding ATP-binding cassette domain-containing protein encodes MNENPAVEVSDLTLAHGTRVIMEGLNFQLRRGEIFVIAGGSGSGKSTLLKHLVGLMKPAKGTILFDGEDFVEADEEARRGMLRRMGVTYQGGALWGGLTLAENVALPIEEYTTLDADAIAEVVSLKLALVGLRGFEAFYPAQISGGMRKRAALARAMALDPEVLFFDEPSSGLDPITASRLDDLILQIRSSFGTTIVVVSHDLASIFKIADRLLFLDIKQKTMTALGSPDELRENPPSEEVRQFLTRSSEVDGHRPSLSNLEPIGMPQS; translated from the coding sequence ATGAATGAGAATCCCGCAGTCGAGGTCAGCGATCTGACGCTGGCGCACGGCACGCGTGTCATCATGGAGGGGCTGAACTTCCAGCTCCGCCGGGGGGAGATCTTCGTCATCGCGGGGGGGAGCGGCAGCGGAAAGAGCACACTCCTGAAGCACCTGGTTGGGCTCATGAAACCGGCGAAGGGAACCATTCTCTTCGACGGAGAGGACTTCGTGGAGGCCGATGAGGAGGCGAGGAGAGGGATGCTCCGTCGCATGGGAGTGACTTACCAGGGCGGTGCGCTCTGGGGCGGACTGACGCTGGCGGAGAATGTGGCCCTCCCCATCGAGGAGTACACGACGCTCGACGCTGACGCCATCGCCGAGGTCGTGTCGCTCAAGCTCGCGCTGGTGGGGCTGCGCGGCTTCGAGGCATTTTATCCCGCCCAGATCAGTGGGGGGATGCGCAAGCGCGCGGCCCTCGCCCGCGCCATGGCGCTGGACCCGGAGGTGCTCTTCTTCGACGAGCCGTCCTCCGGCCTGGATCCGATCACCGCCAGCCGCCTGGACGACCTGATCCTCCAGATCCGAAGCAGCTTCGGCACCACGATCGTCGTGGTGAGCCACGACCTCGCCAGCATCTTCAAGATCGCCGACCGACTTCTCTTTTTGGACATCAAGCAGAAGACGATGACGGCGCTCGGAAGTCCGGACGAGCTGCGTGAGAATCCACCGAGTGAGGAAGTGCGCCAATTCCTGACGCGCAGCAGTGAAGTCGACGGCCACCGGCCGTCTCTCTCCAACCTCGAGCCGATCGGGATGCCCCAGTCATGA
- a CDS encoding ABC transporter permease — MQVDLHRSDDALIAGLSGDWELDRPTPRFAQLLEDQAPGPAVRGIGFDTTELGTWDSSLLTFLLQGLNYCETHGLEFREEGLPESIAGLLELARAVPEADLDPPEEKASLLARIGEKGLSSFDAFLASVTFTGEVANGFMRFFRFRVRVRWRDFWMVVQSNSSGALPIVTLISFLVGLIIAFLGAVVLRRFGAGYYVSYLVGFGMLREMGALMTGIIMAGRTGAAFAAELGTMKISEEVDALETFGLSPIDYLVLPRVLGLFVMMPLLTVYSMFIGIVGGLIVAVTMLDLTATQFVGGLLTPITLADALLGVFKGTVFGLIIGVAGCMRGMQVVGDAGAVGRAATSAVVTGITLIILANAVIDWMSALLGV, encoded by the coding sequence ATGCAGGTGGACCTTCACCGGTCGGACGATGCGCTCATCGCCGGGCTGTCCGGCGATTGGGAGTTGGACCGCCCGACTCCGCGCTTCGCTCAGCTCCTCGAAGACCAGGCGCCCGGACCGGCGGTGCGCGGCATCGGGTTCGACACCACCGAGCTGGGCACATGGGACAGCAGCCTGCTCACCTTTCTTCTGCAGGGGCTGAATTATTGCGAAACCCACGGCCTCGAGTTCAGGGAAGAAGGCCTGCCGGAGAGCATCGCGGGTCTTCTGGAACTCGCCCGGGCGGTGCCGGAGGCCGATCTCGATCCCCCGGAAGAGAAGGCATCGCTCCTCGCGAGGATCGGGGAAAAAGGCCTCTCCTCCTTCGATGCGTTCCTCGCGTCCGTCACCTTCACTGGCGAAGTGGCGAACGGCTTCATGAGGTTCTTTCGGTTCCGGGTGCGCGTGCGCTGGCGGGATTTCTGGATGGTGGTGCAATCGAACAGCTCGGGCGCGCTTCCGATCGTCACCCTGATCAGTTTTCTCGTCGGGCTGATCATCGCCTTTCTCGGAGCGGTGGTGCTGCGCCGCTTCGGCGCCGGCTACTACGTGTCCTATCTGGTCGGCTTCGGGATGTTGCGGGAGATGGGCGCCCTCATGACGGGGATCATCATGGCTGGCCGGACGGGGGCCGCCTTCGCGGCCGAGCTGGGGACAATGAAGATCTCGGAAGAGGTGGACGCCCTCGAGACCTTCGGCCTGTCGCCGATCGATTACCTCGTCCTGCCGCGGGTCTTGGGCCTCTTCGTGATGATGCCCCTGCTGACGGTGTATTCGATGTTCATCGGCATCGTGGGCGGGTTGATCGTGGCGGTCACCATGCTGGACCTGACGGCCACCCAGTTCGTGGGGGGACTTTTGACGCCGATCACGCTCGCCGACGCGCTTCTGGGGGTCTTCAAGGGGACGGTCTTCGGCCTGATCATCGGCGTGGCCGGCTGTATGAGGGGGATGCAGGTCGTAGGCGACGCCGGGGCCGTGGGACGAGCCGCGACCTCCGCCGTGGTTACGGGGATCACGCTGATCATCCTTGCCAACGCCGTCATCGACTGGATGTCCGCCCTCCTCGGAGTCTGA
- a CDS encoding OmpA family protein, whose translation MHAMKPSNPSGRRTETVLRIEPRNSTGRIVRGLSALTLAVTVTTGCGWSNQTRGTIIGAGAGAAAGAVVGNQTGSTVRGAIIGATLGGAAGMVIGNQMDQHAEELAYALPGAHVQRIGEGIAVTFPDGLLFPFDSDQLHPEARQNLIKFAHSLAQYPNTTVLVVGHTDSDGEAAYNQSLSERRARAAADFISANGLARARLNTVGVGENEPIATNSTDLGRSQNRRVEVAIFAAS comes from the coding sequence ATGCACGCGATGAAGCCGAGCAACCCTTCCGGTCGGAGGACAGAAACCGTCCTTCGTATCGAACCGCGGAACTCTACGGGAAGGATCGTCCGCGGACTTTCCGCGCTCACCCTCGCCGTTACCGTCACCACCGGCTGCGGTTGGAGCAACCAGACCAGGGGCACGATCATCGGCGCGGGCGCCGGAGCGGCCGCGGGAGCCGTGGTGGGCAACCAGACCGGATCCACCGTCCGGGGAGCCATCATCGGCGCGACGTTGGGAGGCGCCGCCGGGATGGTGATCGGGAACCAGATGGATCAGCATGCGGAGGAGCTCGCGTACGCCCTTCCCGGCGCTCACGTGCAGCGGATCGGTGAGGGGATCGCCGTGACCTTCCCGGACGGCCTCCTCTTCCCCTTCGACTCCGATCAGCTCCATCCCGAGGCCCGGCAGAACCTGATCAAGTTCGCCCATAGCCTGGCGCAGTATCCGAACACCACGGTGCTCGTGGTCGGCCACACGGATTCCGACGGCGAGGCGGCGTACAACCAGTCGCTCTCCGAGCGCCGTGCCCGGGCTGCGGCGGACTTCATCTCGGCAAACGGCCTCGCGCGCGCGCGGCTCAACACCGTTGGCGTGGGGGAGAACGAGCCGATCGCCACGAACTCGACAGACCTCGGCCGGAGCCAGAACCGGCGGGTCGAGGTGGCGATTTTCGCGGCGAGTTAG
- a CDS encoding response regulator transcription factor produces MIRIAIVEDNRLVRDGVSLKLNEQPDLTVSYSAANGDIEGLREAAPQVLLLDVGLEGDDSVQLAERIRSELPGTRVIVMDLLPVHEDLVEFINAGVSGFILKDATLEELLTTIRSVAGGQTILPPEMTTTLFAQVVEEAVARGLVGVSEATALTPRERNVVGLIGEGLSNKAIAKALEISPHTVKSHVRNVMDKLALRTRLQIAAYLRTTPGEAAEVE; encoded by the coding sequence ATGATCCGTATCGCAATTGTCGAGGATAACCGCCTCGTGCGAGATGGAGTCTCCCTCAAACTGAACGAGCAGCCGGACCTCACGGTCTCCTATTCCGCCGCGAACGGCGACATTGAGGGCCTCAGGGAAGCGGCGCCTCAGGTCCTCCTTCTGGACGTCGGACTGGAGGGAGACGACAGCGTGCAGTTGGCCGAGCGGATACGGAGTGAACTCCCGGGGACCCGGGTGATCGTGATGGACCTGCTCCCGGTCCATGAGGATCTCGTCGAGTTCATCAACGCCGGCGTGTCGGGCTTCATCCTGAAGGACGCCACCCTCGAGGAGCTCTTGACGACCATCCGGTCGGTGGCGGGTGGACAGACGATCCTGCCTCCGGAGATGACCACGACCCTCTTTGCCCAGGTCGTCGAGGAGGCGGTCGCCCGCGGACTGGTGGGGGTGAGCGAGGCCACCGCCCTGACTCCCCGGGAACGGAATGTGGTCGGCCTGATCGGCGAAGGGTTGAGCAACAAAGCCATCGCAAAGGCCCTCGAGATTTCCCCCCACACAGTGAAGAGCCACGTCCGAAATGTGATGGACAAGCTGGCGCTGCGCACCCGCCTCCAGATCGCAGCCTACCTTCGCACGACCCCCGGAGAAGCAGCGGAAGTAGAGTAG